Proteins encoded by one window of Vigna radiata var. radiata cultivar VC1973A chromosome 5, Vradiata_ver6, whole genome shotgun sequence:
- the LOC106759764 gene encoding probable sarcosine oxidase, translating to MEESQFDVIIVGAGVMGSATAYYAAKRGLKTLLLEQFDFLHHCGSSHGESRTIRVTYIQKHYYPLVIESYKLWQEVEAQMGYQVYFKAQHFDMGSSHDPTIRSVVDYCQTHAIPFQLLRPRQVAEKFDGRINIPEDWVGVSNEYGGVIKPSKAVAMFQTLAYKNGAVLVDKTKVVDIKKSKEGEGLEVFSASGKRFRGKKCVVTVGAWTQKLVKTVNGVELPIVPVETHVCYWRIKEGEERKFEIGTGFPTFASFGNTYIYGTPTLEFPGLIKVGVHGGNPCDPDKRPWGPAVMMEELKKWVGERFSGMVDSSEPVIKQSCMYSMTPDEDFVIDFLGGEFGKDIVIGGGFSGHGFKMAPVIGRILTELAADGEAKRVDLKHFTIERFKITSKI from the coding sequence ATGGAAGAGTCCCAATTTGACGTCATAATCGTCGGAGCTGGCGTCATGGGCAGCGCCACTGCCTACTACGCCGCCAAACGCGGTCTCAAAACCCTTCTCCTTGAGCAATTCGACTTCCTCCACCACTGCGGTTCTTCCCACGGTGAATCCCGCACAATCCGCGTCACCTACATCCAAAAACACTACTACCCTTTAGTCATAGAGTCTTACAAACTCTGGCAAGAGGTCGAGGCCCAAATGGGCTACCAGGTATACTTCAAGGCCCAACACTTCGATATGGGCTCCTCTCACGATCCCACAATCCGTTCCGTCGTTGACTACTGTCAGACTCACGCCATCCCTTTCCAACTCCTCCGCCCCCGCCAGGTTGCGGAAAAATTCGACGGCCGCATCAACATCCCGGAAGATTGGGTGGGTGTCTCCAACGAGTATGGTGGTGTCATCAAGCCAAGCAAAGCCGTCGCCATGTTCCAGACACTGGCATACAAAAACGGCGCCGTCTTGGTGGACAAAACCAAGGTGGTGGACATCAAGAAAAGCAAAGAGGGAGAGGGTCTTGAAGTTTTTAGTGCAAGCGGCAAGAGATTTCGCGGTAAAAAGTGTGTGGTAACTGTGGGTGCTTGGACACAGAAATTAGTTAAAACGGTTAACGGGGTAGAACTCCCTATAGTGCCCGTGGAGACACACGTTTGTTACTGGAGAATAAAAGAGGGGGAGGAGAGAAAATTTGAAATAGGAACCGGCTTTCCTACGTTTGCGTCTTTTGGAAACACTTATATTTACGGAACGCCAACATTGGAGTTTCCGGGGTTGATTAAGGTTGGGGTACATGGAGGGAATCCATGCGACCCTGACAAGAGACCGTGGGGTCCGGCAGTGATGATGGAGGAGTTGAAAAAGTGGGTGGGAGAAAGGTTCTCGGGCATGGTTGATTCCAGTGAGCCTGTAATAAAACAATCTTGTATGTACTCAATGACACCGGATGAGGATTTCGTCATTGATTTCTTGGGTGGTGAATTCGGAAAGGACATAGTAATTGGAGGTGGGTTTTCTGGTCACGGCTTCAAGATGGCTCCGGTTATTGGGAGGATCTTGACGGAGCTTGCTGCCGATGGAGAAGCCAAAAGAGTTGATCTCAAACATTTCACGATTGAAAGATTCAAGATAACCTCAAAGATTTAG
- the LOC106760973 gene encoding probable WRKY transcription factor 17 isoform X2, translated as MAVELMSLPKMEEQKAIQEAAMEGLKGMENFVHLLSNQPSHLNTHLTQATVSNFKKLISLLNRTGHARFRRAPLPSNNQSIPPANPVTVHQPPTTFAPTHSHTLTLDFTKPNLFSATNNYSSDLEFSKETFSVSSNSSFISSAITADGSVSNGNQASSLFLTSPPPPSSSGKPPLVKKRCHDHSDDFSGSTKCHCIKRRKNRVKKTVRVPAISTKIADIPSDEYSWRKYGQKPIKGSPYPRGYYKCSTVRGCPARKHVRGGAPSLHSDRVAG; from the exons ATGGCGGTGGAGTTGATGAGCTTGCCGAAAATGGAGGAACAGAAGGCAATTCAAGAAGCAGCCATGGAAGGTCTAAAGGGAATGGAAAACTTCGTCCATCTTCTCTCCAACCAACCCTCTCATCTCAACACTCACCTCACCCAAGCAACCGTTTCAAACTTCAAAAAGCTCATCTCTTTGCTCAATCGAACCGGCCATGCCCGTTTCCGTCGCGCGCCTCTCCCTTCAAACAACCAATCCATTCCACCGGCCAACCCGGTCACCGTCCACCAACCTCCCACCACCTTCGCCCCCACGCACTCGCACACTCTCACTCTCGATTTCACCAAACCTAACCTCTTCTCCGCCACCAACAATTACTCCTCGGATCTCGAATTCTCAAAAGAAACCTTCAGCGTCTCCTCCAACTCCTCCTTCATCTCCTCCGCCATCACCGCCGATGGCAGCGTCTCCAACGGCAACCAAGCCTCCTCTCTCTTCCTCACCTCGCCTCCGCCGCCTTCTTCCTCCGGAAAACCGCCACTCGTCAAGAAGCGGTGCCACGACCACTCCGACGACTTCTCCGGCTCCACCAAGTGCCACTGCATCAAGAGAAG gaAGAATCGGGTGAAGAAGACGGTGAGAGTGCCGGCGATTAGTACGAAAATCGCCGATATTCCGTCGGACGAGTACTCCTGGAGGAAGTACGGGCAGAAGCCGATCAAGGGATCACCGTACCCGAG GGGTTACTATAAGTGCAGTACGGTGAGAGGATGTCCGGCGAGGAAAC ACGTACGAGGGGGAGCACCGTCACTCCATTCAGACCGCGTTGCAGGATAA
- the LOC106760393 gene encoding putative peptidyl-tRNA hydrolase PTRHD1: MRYLSACTVPLRLFTPSGSNLAFSNTSFRVTHSILTRPSQLISNSMSQPAADLNVLATTKDGLQQPENVDVVVQYVVLRRDLIDTWPLGSVVTQGCHASVSAVWSNKDDPDTIDYCSPDKIDSMHKVTLEVKGETQIKNLSEKLTSGGIIHKLWIEQPENIPTCLATKPYPKSIVSSYFKKFKLCK; this comes from the exons ATGCGTTACCTGTCAGCTTGCACCGTTCCATTACGTCTCTTCACTCCCTCCGGTTCGAACCTTGCTTTCTCAAATACCAGCTTTAGGGTTACGCATTCTATATTAACTCGGCCGAGTCAACTCATATCAAACTCAATGAGTCAACCCGCCGCTGATCTCAATGTTCTTGCCACAACAAAGGATGGGCTGCAGCAGCCAGAAAACGTAGATGTTGTGGTGCAGTACGTGGTGCTCCGGCGAGACCTGATTGACACTTGGCCGCTTGGGAGTGTGGTTACTCAAGGTTGCCATGCTTCTGTTTCGGCCGTCTGGTCCAACAAAGATGATCCTGACACGATTGATTATTGCAGCCCTGACAAAATTGATTCTATGCACAAA GTTACACTCGAAGTAAAGGGAGAAACCCAGATCAAAAACTTGTCTGAAAAGCTTACATCCGGTGGGATCATTCACAAACTGTGGATTGAACAACCTGAAAACATACCTACGTGCCTTGCCACAAAACCATACCCCAAGTCAATCGtatcttcatattttaaaaagtttaaactctGTAAGTGA
- the LOC106762772 gene encoding uncharacterized protein LOC106762772, with protein sequence MEVLVGPAFTIDVPADGNSEDQIFLNGSPENDRSNIRISGPPKFFTGGESETSSSIGSPDDSDNEEEEVQSKLKIRTGLGSLDAMEDSLPIKRGLSSHFDGKSKSFSDLSQVSTLKELQKQESPFNKRRRVLIASKWSRRSSFYSWSNPQSMPLLPVDEDCDDDDDDEDEEEEKARKVPSASSSSSSSLAEEKKPEDQVQLRLNRVPESYAAHMRLRLGSFKARSFSLADLQEHDDEEEDED encoded by the exons ATGGAGGTTCTGGTGGGTCCCGCTTTCACCATCGATGTTCCGGCGGACGGAAACTCCGAAGATCAGATCTTTCTTAACGGGTCACCAGAAAATGACCGGTCGAACATCCGGATCTCGGGGCCGCCCAAGTTCTTCACCGGCGGCGAGTCGGAGACCTCGTCGTCAATCGGAAGCCCCGACGACAGTGACAACGAGGAGGAAGAAGTGCAGAGCAAGTTGAAGATACGAACTGGGTTGGGGTCTTTGGATGCCATGGAAGATTCTCTTCCCATCAA GAGGGGATTGTCTAGTCACTTTGATGGAAAATCGAAATCGTTCTCAGATCTGTCGCAAGTGAGTACTTTGAAGGAGTTGCAGAAGCAGGAGAGTCCTTTCAACAAGAGAAGAAGGGTTCTGATTGCATCAAAGTGGTCCAGAAGATCATCTTTCTATTCCTGGTCCAACCCACAATCCATGCCTCTTTTGCCTGTGGATGAGGATtgtgatgacgatgatgatgacgaagacgaagaagaagaaaaggcaAGGAAAGTTCCCtctgcttcctcttcttcctcttcctccttgGCTGAGGAAAAAAAACCAGAAGATCAAGTTCAGCTGCGACTAAACAGAGTACCAGAATCTTATGCTGCTCATATGAGGCTCAGACTTGGAAGCTTCAAGGCAAGGAGCTTTTCTCTTGCAGATCTGCAAGAGCACGATGAcgaggaagaagacgaagatTAA
- the LOC106760973 gene encoding probable WRKY transcription factor 17 isoform X1: MAVELMSLPKMEEQKAIQEAAMEGLKGMENFVHLLSNQPSHLNTHLTQATVSNFKKLISLLNRTGHARFRRAPLPSNNQSIPPANPVTVHQPPTTFAPTHSHTLTLDFTKPNLFSATNNYSSDLEFSKETFSVSSNSSFISSAITADGSVSNGNQASSLFLTSPPPPSSSGKPPLVKKRCHDHSDDFSGSTKCHCIKRRKNRVKKTVRVPAISTKIADIPSDEYSWRKYGQKPIKGSPYPRGYYKCSTVRGCPARKHVERASDDPTMLIVTYEGEHRHSIQTALQDNISGAVGLVF, from the exons ATGGCGGTGGAGTTGATGAGCTTGCCGAAAATGGAGGAACAGAAGGCAATTCAAGAAGCAGCCATGGAAGGTCTAAAGGGAATGGAAAACTTCGTCCATCTTCTCTCCAACCAACCCTCTCATCTCAACACTCACCTCACCCAAGCAACCGTTTCAAACTTCAAAAAGCTCATCTCTTTGCTCAATCGAACCGGCCATGCCCGTTTCCGTCGCGCGCCTCTCCCTTCAAACAACCAATCCATTCCACCGGCCAACCCGGTCACCGTCCACCAACCTCCCACCACCTTCGCCCCCACGCACTCGCACACTCTCACTCTCGATTTCACCAAACCTAACCTCTTCTCCGCCACCAACAATTACTCCTCGGATCTCGAATTCTCAAAAGAAACCTTCAGCGTCTCCTCCAACTCCTCCTTCATCTCCTCCGCCATCACCGCCGATGGCAGCGTCTCCAACGGCAACCAAGCCTCCTCTCTCTTCCTCACCTCGCCTCCGCCGCCTTCTTCCTCCGGAAAACCGCCACTCGTCAAGAAGCGGTGCCACGACCACTCCGACGACTTCTCCGGCTCCACCAAGTGCCACTGCATCAAGAGAAG gaAGAATCGGGTGAAGAAGACGGTGAGAGTGCCGGCGATTAGTACGAAAATCGCCGATATTCCGTCGGACGAGTACTCCTGGAGGAAGTACGGGCAGAAGCCGATCAAGGGATCACCGTACCCGAG GGGTTACTATAAGTGCAGTACGGTGAGAGGATGTCCGGCGAGGAAACACGTGGAACGTGCTTCGGATGATCCGACGATGTTGATTGTGACGTACGAGGGGGAGCACCGTCACTCCATTCAGACCGCGTTGCAGGATAACATTTCCGGCGCCGTGGGTTTGGTTTTTTAG
- the LOC106761313 gene encoding probable cyclic nucleotide-gated ion channel 14: MEQRYEKLVRFSSDDGKQSLELPWEKPVSHKHHEKAFTVYPECKMSLGDKNRMSIKIPALAKFKVFPENHEPWKKKILDPGSDVILEWNRAFLFSCILALFVDPLFFYLPSVANDGKSSCMATDLNIGIVVTCFRTFADVFYLLNMAIKFRTAYVSPSSRVFGRGELVMDPRLIARRYLRSEFFLDLVATLPLPQIVIWFIMPAIRSSHADHTNNALVLIVLLQYVPRLYLIFPLSSQIIKATGVVTKTAWAGAAYNLLLYMLASHVLGASWYLLSIERHATCWKSECRNESLPVKCALKYLDCSTLNQDDRMKWVNNTSVFGNCNPQNTTNFNYGIFASAVENNVISSVFIEKYLYCLWWGLQNLSSYGQGLTTSTFIGETAFAILMAILGLVLFAHLIGNMQTYLQSITVRLEEWRLKRRDTEEWMSHRQLPQNLRERVRRFVQYKWLATRGVDEETILRGLPIDLRRDIQRHLCLDLVRRVPFFSQMDDQLLDAICERLVSSLSTQGTYIVREGDPVTEMLFIIRGRLESSTTNGGRTGFFNSITLRPGDFCGEELLAWALLPKSTLNLPSSTRTVKALVEVEAFALRAEDLKFVANQFRRLHSKKLQHTFRFYSHHWRTWATCFIQAAWRRFKKRMFAKSLSLRESESFNHYQHNEEEHSAVTSNTAQVKQNLGVTILASRFAANTRRGVQKMKDVELPKLQKPEEPDFSVEPDDD; encoded by the exons ATGGAGCAGAGATATGAGAAGTTAGTGAG GTTCTCCAGTGATGATGGTAAACAGAGTCTTGAACTTCCTTGGGAAAAGCCAGTCTCTCACAAACACCATGAGAAGGCATTCACAGTGTATCCAGAATGCAAAATGAGTCTTGGTGACAAGAACAGAATGAGTATCAAAATTCCCGCGCTTGCAAAGTTTAAGGTTTTCCCAGAAAACCATGAGCcatggaagaagaaaattctTGATCCTGGCAGTGATGTAATTTTGGAGTGGAACAGGGCATTCCTGTTTTCTTGCATTCTGGCACTGTTTGTTGATCCGCTGTTTTTCTACCTTCCTTCAGTGGCAAATGATGGGAAATCGTCGTGTATGGCTACTGATTTGAATATAGGAATTGTTGTGACATGTTTCCGAACATTTGCTGATGTTTTCTATCTGCTCAACATGGCCATCAAGTTCAGAACAGCCTATGTATCACCGAGTTCTAGGGTGTTTGGTAGGGGTGAGCTTGTTATGGATCCTAGGCTTATTGCAAGGCGATATTTGAGATCAGAGTTTTTCCTAGATCTTGTTGCTACACTACCTCTTCCCCAG ATTGTGATTTGGTTTATCATGCCAGCAATCAGAAGCTCCCATGCTGATCACACCAACAATGCACTTGTACTCATTGTTCTGCTTCAATATGTCCCAagattatatttgattttccCATTAAGTTCTCAGATTATTAAAGCGACTGGAGTAGTTACAAAGACAGCTTGGGCTGGGGCTGCTTACAATCTTTTACTTTACATGCTAGCTAGTCAT GTGTTGGGGGCATCATGGTATCTGTTATCAATCGAAAGGCATGCCACTTGCTGGAAATCTGAATGCAGAAATGAAAGCCTCCCTGTAAAATGTGCTCTGAAGTACTTAGACTGCAGCACTTTAAACCAGGATGATCGCATGAAGTGGGTAAACAATACTTCTGTGTTTGGTAACTGCAATCCTCAAAATACCACCAATTTCAACTATGGAATTTTTGCAAGTGCAGTGGAAAATAATGTTATCTCCTCTGTGTTTATAGAGAAGTATCTCTATTGTCTGTGGTGGGGTTTGCAGAACTTAAG TTCCTATGGCCAGGGTTTGACCACAAGCACATTCATCGGGGAAACTGCATTTGCAATACTCATGGCTATTCTGGGTCTGGTTTTGTTTGCTCACTTAATTGGTAACATGCAG ACCTATTTGCAATCCATTACTGTGAGGCTTGAAGAATGGAGGCTCAAGCGACGTGACACTGAAGAGTGGATGAGCCACCGTCAGCTCCCACAAAATCTGAGAGAGCGTGTCAGAAGATTTGTTCAATACAAGTGGCTTGCAACTCGCGGGGTTGATGAAGAAACAATCCTACGTGGCCTGCCTATTGACCTACGTAGAGATATCCAACGCCACCTTTGCTTGGACCTTGTTCGACGT GTTCCTTTTTTCTCACAAATGGATGATCAGCTACTTGATGCAATATGCGAGAGATTGGTATCATCTTTGAGTACTCAAGGCACGTACATAGTTAGAGAAGGAGACCCGGTTACAGAGATGCTCTTTATCATCAGAGGGAGACTTGAAAGTTCAACCACAAATGGAGGCAGAACTGGTTTCTTCAACTCCATTACCTTGAGGCCTGGTGATTTCTGTGGAGAAGAGCTACTTGCTTGGGCATTGCTTCCAAAATCCACTCTCAACTTGCCTTCTTCTACAAGAACTGTTAAAGCCCTTGTAGAAGTTGAAGCATTTGCACTAAGAGCGGAAGATCTTAAATTCGTGGCCAATCAGTTTAGACGTCTCCACAGCAAGAAGTTACAGCACACTTTCCGTTTCTACTCTCACCATTGGAGGACATGGGCAACATGCTTCATTCAGGCTGCTTGGCGCCGGTTCAAGAAGAGAATGTTTGCCAAGAGCCTAAGCTTGAGGGAATCCGAGTCCTTCAATCACTATCAACATAATGAAGAAGAGCACAGTGCAGTGACTTCAAACACTGCACAAGTAAAACAAAACCTAGGTGTCACTATACTGGCTTCAAGGTTTGCTGCAAACACCAGGAGAGGAGTTCAGAAGATGAAGGATGTAGAGCTGCCCAAGTTGCAAAAGCCTGAAGAGCCAGACTTTTCAGTAGAGCCTGATGATGACTAG